Proteins encoded within one genomic window of Microbacterium soli:
- a CDS encoding cupin domain-containing protein, with amino-acid sequence MSFVTSHQLLAASAADVVAAHPVEAGRVRPHRTLDGDGFKIRTLVMDSGAVLREHRAPVPILVNVVSGRILFRVAGVEYDLTAGGAIQVTASEPHELEALEPSHALLTLMG; translated from the coding sequence ATGAGCTTCGTCACCTCTCACCAGCTGCTGGCCGCCTCCGCCGCCGACGTCGTCGCCGCCCACCCCGTCGAAGCGGGGCGCGTGCGCCCGCACCGCACCCTCGACGGCGACGGGTTCAAGATCCGCACGCTCGTGATGGATTCCGGGGCCGTGCTGCGCGAGCACCGTGCACCGGTGCCGATCCTCGTCAACGTCGTCTCCGGCCGCATCCTGTTCCGCGTCGCCGGCGTCGAATACGACCTCACCGCCGGAGGCGCCATCCAGGTCACGGCCTCCGAACCGCATGAGTTGGAGGCGCTGGAGCCCTCGCATGCGCTGCTCACCCTGATGGGCTGA